From the Thermovirga lienii DSM 17291 genome, one window contains:
- a CDS encoding LemA family protein (PFAM: LemA family~COGs: COG1704 conserved hypothetical protein~InterPro IPR007156~KEGG: aco:Amico_0905 LemA family protein~PFAM: LemA family protein~SPTR: LemA family protein), which yields MFYLLLFVVILAFIVFVPISIYNSMVKHRNMVDEAWSGIEVQLKRRSDLIGNLVEAVKGYATHEKNLLEKVTLARAAATQSSSISERAQAEGALQQALRSLFAVAENYPELKANENFLNLQNTLSELEQDIQMARRYYNGAVREYNNMIQVFPNNLFASMFGFSKREYFDAPEEDLDVPQVKF from the coding sequence ATGTTTTACTTGCTTTTATTTGTAGTGATTTTGGCCTTCATCGTCTTCGTGCCCATAAGTATATACAACTCCATGGTAAAACACAGGAACATGGTAGACGAGGCATGGAGCGGCATAGAGGTGCAGCTCAAGCGAAGGAGCGACCTGATAGGGAACCTGGTGGAAGCAGTGAAAGGCTACGCAACTCACGAAAAGAACTTACTAGAAAAGGTGACCTTAGCCCGAGCTGCTGCAACCCAGTCCTCCTCTATCTCTGAGCGGGCCCAGGCAGAAGGTGCCCTACAGCAGGCATTAAGGAGTCTCTTTGCGGTGGCAGAAAACTATCCAGAGCTTAAAGCCAACGAAAATTTCCTAAACCTGCAGAACACGCTCTCCGAGCTGGAACAGGACATTCAAATGGCCAGAAGGTATTACAACGGAGCAGTAAGGGAGTACAACAACATGATTCAAGTGTTCCCCAACAATCTTTTCGCTAGCATGTTTGGCTTCTCCAAAAGGGAGTACTTCGATGCCCCTGAGGAAGACCTCGATGTTCCCCAGGTCAAATTTTAG
- a CDS encoding DNA gyrase subunit B (PFAM: Toprim domain; Histidine kinase-, DNA gyrase B-, and HSP90-like ATPase; DNA gyrase B; DNA gyrase B subunit, carboxyl terminus~TIGRFAM: DNA gyrase, B subunit~COGs: COG0187 Type IIA topoisomerase (DNA gyrase/topo II topoisomerase IV) B subunit~InterProIPR003594: IPR013506: IPR006171: IPR002288: IPR 001241: IPR011557: IPR018522: IPR000565~KEGG: tai:Taci_0130 DNA gyrase, B subunit~PFAM: DNA topoisomerase type IIA subunit B region 2 domain protein; ATP-binding region ATPase domain protein; TOPRIM domain-containing protein; DNA gyrase subunit B domain protein~PRIAM: DNA topoisomerase (ATP-hydrolyzing)~SMART: DNA topoisomerase II; ATP-binding region ATPase domain protein~SPTR: DNA gyrase subunit B;~TIGRFAM: DNA gyrase, B subunit) — MTASAKQYTAQDIQILEGLEAVRRRPGMYIGDTTTRGLHHLVYEVVDNSVDEALAGWCNRIEVIIHEDGHVSVEDNGRGIPIDPHPITGKPAAEVVLTTLHAGGKFDKKAYQVSGGLHGVGVSVVNALSEWLNLTVWRDGREWRQSYRRGKPVSELCCGESTNKRGTLIEFKPDGEIFEETTFSWDILSSRFREMAFLNPGLTIILKDRISGKEKTFHYEGGISSFVEYLNKGKNPLFTPPVVVKGEKDGVSVEIGLQYNDSYLERVFAFANLIHTVEGGTHVSGFRTALTRAINEMARRNKLLKDKDPNLSGDDLKEGLTAVISVKLPEPQFEGQTKTKLGNGEIKGIVDSIFYDGLMVEIDERPEILKPVVEKAIKARLAREAAKKARELVRRKTALAGLDLPGKLADCSSRNPEESELFIVEGDSAGGSAKQGRDRHFQAILPLRGKILNVEKARMDKVLDNNEVRTIIQALGTGIGEDFDISKLRYHRIFLMTDADVDGSHIRTLLLTLFYRFMPELIERGHLYIAQPPLYRVQIGKEIHYCFSDKELNNLRQKVGDGKKLNIQRYKGLGEMNPSQLWETTMDPATRVCKRIEIEDAVAADEYFSILMGDKVEPRREFIEAHAREVRNLDI; from the coding sequence ATGACAGCATCGGCAAAGCAATACACGGCGCAAGACATTCAGATACTTGAAGGCCTGGAAGCCGTAAGGCGCAGGCCAGGAATGTATATAGGAGACACTACGACCAGGGGACTTCATCATCTGGTGTACGAGGTAGTGGACAACTCGGTGGACGAGGCCTTGGCGGGATGGTGTAATCGGATTGAGGTCATCATCCATGAGGATGGCCACGTCTCCGTAGAGGATAATGGTCGAGGAATTCCAATAGATCCCCATCCTATAACGGGAAAACCAGCCGCTGAAGTAGTTCTTACCACTCTTCACGCTGGAGGTAAGTTCGATAAAAAGGCCTACCAGGTAAGCGGTGGCCTTCATGGCGTAGGTGTTTCAGTGGTGAACGCCCTCTCCGAGTGGCTGAACCTTACGGTTTGGCGCGACGGAAGGGAATGGAGGCAAAGTTACAGGAGGGGAAAACCGGTCTCTGAGCTGTGCTGCGGTGAGAGCACCAATAAACGAGGAACGCTAATAGAGTTCAAGCCCGACGGAGAGATATTTGAGGAAACCACCTTCTCATGGGACATACTGAGCAGTAGATTCAGAGAAATGGCCTTCCTCAACCCGGGATTAACCATCATCTTGAAGGATCGGATTTCGGGCAAGGAAAAGACCTTCCACTATGAGGGCGGTATATCCTCTTTCGTAGAGTATCTCAACAAAGGCAAAAACCCCCTCTTCACTCCTCCTGTGGTAGTCAAAGGGGAAAAAGACGGCGTATCCGTGGAGATAGGCTTACAGTACAACGACAGTTACCTGGAGCGAGTTTTTGCCTTCGCCAACTTGATCCATACCGTGGAAGGTGGAACTCATGTTTCGGGATTCAGAACCGCCCTAACCAGGGCCATCAACGAGATGGCACGAAGGAACAAACTCCTTAAAGATAAGGATCCCAACCTCTCTGGCGATGACCTCAAGGAAGGCCTTACGGCGGTAATATCCGTGAAGCTTCCAGAGCCTCAGTTCGAGGGCCAAACCAAGACGAAACTGGGCAATGGGGAGATAAAAGGTATCGTAGATTCCATATTCTACGATGGCCTAATGGTGGAGATAGACGAAAGGCCGGAGATACTGAAACCGGTGGTGGAAAAGGCCATTAAAGCCCGCCTGGCGCGAGAGGCCGCAAAGAAGGCCAGAGAGCTAGTGCGGCGTAAAACTGCCCTTGCGGGGCTTGACTTACCTGGAAAACTAGCCGACTGCTCCAGCCGGAACCCAGAGGAATCGGAACTCTTCATAGTAGAGGGAGACTCAGCAGGAGGCTCCGCCAAGCAGGGAAGGGACCGACACTTCCAGGCCATATTGCCCTTGAGAGGAAAGATACTCAACGTGGAAAAGGCTCGGATGGACAAAGTCCTGGACAATAACGAGGTCAGGACCATAATCCAAGCCCTGGGAACGGGTATCGGGGAAGATTTCGACATAAGCAAGCTTCGCTACCACAGGATCTTCCTCATGACCGACGCTGACGTGGACGGTTCCCATATAAGAACGTTGCTTTTAACCCTCTTCTACAGGTTCATGCCCGAACTTATAGAGAGGGGACATCTCTACATAGCTCAACCTCCCCTTTACAGAGTCCAAATAGGCAAGGAGATCCACTACTGCTTCAGCGACAAGGAGCTAAACAACCTGAGGCAGAAAGTTGGAGATGGCAAAAAACTCAACATACAAAGGTACAAAGGTCTTGGAGAGATGAACCCATCTCAGCTTTGGGAGACCACCATGGATCCTGCAACCAGGGTATGTAAGCGAATAGAGATAGAGGACGCCGTGGCGGCAGACGAATATTTCAGCATCCTCATGGGCGACAAGGTGGAGCCCCGAAGGGAATTCATAGAAGCCCATGCCAGGGAAGTGCGAAACCTCGATATATGA
- a CDS encoding hypothetical protein (KEGG: aco:Amico_1646 hypothetical protein~SPTR: Putative uncharacterized protein), with translation MVKLYVAFVLYITFQEVFFVFLVLEQNTFVHIDRVLALVREGNETAIILRDGSVMATGFQPMTVARRSEEFIKRGMKLASKVKEEGDKK, from the coding sequence GTGGTAAAATTATATGTAGCATTTGTGCTATATATAACCTTTCAGGAGGTCTTCTTTGTGTTTTTAGTCCTTGAGCAAAACACGTTTGTGCATATTGACCGAGTATTGGCCTTGGTTCGAGAAGGCAACGAAACTGCCATCATACTCCGGGACGGCTCCGTCATGGCCACGGGTTTTCAACCCATGACCGTGGCGCGAAGGTCCGAAGAGTTCATCAAAAGAGGCATGAAACTTGCATCAAAAGTGAAAGAAGAGGGAGATAAGAAATGA
- a CDS encoding isochorismatase hydrolase (PFAM: Isochorismatase family~COGs: COG1335 Amidase related to nicotinamidase~InterPro IPR000868~KEGG: mav:MAV_5193 isochorismatase family protein~PFAM: isochorismatase hydrolase~SPTR: Isochorismatase family protein), with translation MHCAGLHHEEGGAFMNMPCLVTVDLQVDFLPGNPFGREENEKVSKKAGRLCEAFRKKGFPIVHVVRIYLPDGSNAEPFRRSSIVSKGGPVLAYSRGSQLAPDLLESPIELDVPLLLAGKPQWLGPSECIIYKSRFGAFYKTCLEEVLMRLGASTLVFSGSNFPNCPRSSIYEACERDYNIIAAEDAISGLYERGKKELENIGVMLMKVDEIISTLSAL, from the coding sequence ATGCACTGCGCTGGCCTTCACCATGAGGAAGGAGGAGCTTTCATGAACATGCCTTGTCTTGTAACGGTGGACCTGCAGGTGGACTTTCTGCCCGGCAACCCCTTTGGAAGAGAAGAAAACGAAAAAGTCTCAAAGAAGGCCGGCAGATTGTGCGAGGCTTTCAGAAAGAAAGGGTTTCCCATAGTTCACGTAGTCAGGATATACCTCCCCGACGGCTCCAACGCGGAGCCCTTCAGGAGAAGCTCCATAGTATCCAAAGGGGGACCCGTTTTGGCCTATTCCAGAGGGAGCCAACTTGCTCCAGACTTGCTTGAAAGCCCCATAGAGCTTGATGTCCCCCTGCTTTTGGCCGGAAAGCCCCAGTGGCTAGGGCCATCAGAGTGCATAATATACAAAAGCCGGTTCGGAGCCTTCTACAAGACGTGTCTCGAAGAGGTACTGATGAGGCTTGGCGCTTCGACCCTGGTTTTCTCGGGCTCCAACTTCCCCAACTGCCCTAGAAGCAGCATATATGAGGCCTGCGAGAGAGACTACAACATCATAGCAGCAGAGGACGCAATCTCAGGGCTTTATGAAAGGGGCAAGAAGGAGCTCGAGAACATAGGCGTCATGTTGATGAAGGTTGACGAAATAATAAGCACCCTTTCTGCCCTATAA